The Pseudomonas sp. MM223 genome segment CATGCCAGTGACATCCGTCTGTTGCCGCAGACCCTGCGCGGCTTCATGTTCAACGACCACTCGCTGCAAGGCCTGAGCTTGCAGGGCGGCAAGCTGGAGTCCAGCAGCGACCGCAATGCCAGCAACCACCGGGGCGACCTTGGCACCGTGTACGCCGGGCGGTTGAAGGGCGCCAATGATGTGATGTACCTGGGCGGCGACTACCGCCTCAACGACCAGCTGAACCTGCGCTTGCACGCCAGCCGCCTGGACGATGTGTGGAACCAGCAGTTCTTCAACGTCGACTACGTGCAGCCGCTAGGCGACAGCCTGGCCCTGAAGACCGGCCTGGATTACTACCGCACCCGCGACAGCGGCCAGGCGCTGGCCGGCAAGATCGACAACGATTCCTGGAGCGTGCATGCCGGCATCAATGCAGGCGGGCATGGCTTCAAGCTGTCGTATACGCGCATCGACGGCGACACACCGTTCGATTACGTGTGGAACACCTACGACATCCAACTGGACGCGGCATCGCAGGTATCCGATTTCAACAACCCCAACGAACGGGCCTGGGAAGCGCGCTACGACTACAACTTTGCCGTGCTCGGCCTGCCTGGGCTGTCGCTCACCGCCCGCTATGTGCGCGGCAGCGATATCGACGGTACCCGCGCCGGTGGTGCCTACAGCTACTACAACGGTATCGAGGATGGTCGCCATTGGGAGCGCAACCTGTGGGTGCGTTACGTGGTGCAGGGCGGGCCGGCCAAGAACCTGTCGTTCAACGTGATGCAGGCCACCCACCGGGTGGGCGGGGGGCATACCGCCGAGGCCAACGTCGATGAACTGCGGGTAATCGTCGAGTACCCGCTGGACATCAGCCTTTGAGTGGTCCCGGCCAACTGTTGGCCGGGCAACAGGCAATCTGCAGTTTGTCGGTCTCAAGGCTTTCCGAATGATCAATATTTTATCTAACAGTCTGAATTTAAAGGCTTTATCAGATTGGCACAGGTTCTGCTGAACAGCTGTGGAACCCGTTACGCATGGAGCTGCACATGACGACCCTTTCACCCGTATCCAGCCTGCCCCCGCAGGCCCGTTCGGCGCCACGGCGCGCCGCCCATGTCATCCGCAGTGATGCCGAAGCCATCGAAGTCGCCCAGCGTCTGGCCGAGGACTTTGCCCAGGATGCGGCTTTGCGTGACCGTGAGCGGCGTTTACCGTGGGATGAACTTGATCGCTTTTCCGACAGTGGCCTGTGGGCGATCACCGTGCCCAAGGAGTTTGGCGGCGCGGGCGTGTCCTATGCCACCCTCAGTGAAGTGATTGCAACCATCTCGGCGGCCGATTCGTCCCTCGGGCAGTTGCCGCAAAACCACTTTGGTGTGCTCAGCAACCTGCGCCTGACCGGCAGCGAAACGCAAAAGCGCGACTACTTCTCCAAGGTGCTGCAGGGCTACCGTTTCGGCAATGCCTTTTCCGAATCGCGCGGCCAGTACGTGACCACCTTCCAGACGCAAATCCGCGTCACTGGCGCCAGCGCCGTGATCGACGGCGAGAAGGCGTACTGCACCGGTGCCCTGTTTGCCCATATCGTTCCTGTTGCCGGCGTTGATGAAGAGGGGCGACCGCATATTGCCTTTGTTCCTCGCGATGCCGCAGGCCTGACCGTGATCGACAGCTGGGACGGCTTCGGCCAGCGCATCACCGCCAGTGGCCAGGTGCGCCTCGACGGCGTGCAGGTACCGGCGGCCGATGTGATACCGGCCTGGAAGGCCTACGACCAGCCCACGGCTGATGGCCCGATCTCGCAGATTATCCAGGCCGCAGTCGATACCGGTATCGCCCGTGGCGCCTTCGCAGCAACCTTGCAGGTGGCCCGCCAGGCACGGCCGTGGGCCGACAGCGGCCTGCAACATGGCTGGCAGGACCCGCTCAGTCAGGCACTGATTGGCGAACTGGCCTGGCGCCTGCAAGCGGCCGAAGCCCTCCTGCGCCGTGCTGCGCAGGCCGTGGACCTAGCGGTTGCCCAGCCTGACGAAGAGCATGTGGCGCAGGCCTCGGTGGTGGTCGGCCAGGCCAAGGTGCTGTCCACGGCCATTTCGCTGGAGGCGTCCAGCCGCCTGCTGGAACTGGGTGGCACGCGCAGTGTGTCGGCCAGCCAGGGGCTGGACCGTTTCTGGCGCAATGCCCGCACCCACACCCTGCATGACCCGGTGCGCTGGAAGTACCACTTGGTCGGCAATCAACTGCTCAACGGCATCAAGCCGCAACGTCACGCCTGGAACTGAGGAGGCGCACATGTCCAATATCCATTCCCATGGCCGGGGCGACCTGGCACATGCCCGTGAGGTCGAGGCGGCCTTGCTTGAATACTTGCGTGTGCACAGTGCCCGCCATGAAACCTTGGTGATTGCCACGGTGGGGGAGGTGCGCATTGCTATTGATGCTGCCGATGCATTGCTGGAGCAGGCAGATGATTCGCAGGCATCGGCGATTGCTTTTCGCTTGGCGGCTGCTGAAGGGGCTCGGCTGGCCGGTGAGGCTTACTTCGAGTTGGCCGGTCGCAGCCTGGCACGGCCTGAGGTGAGTGGTGGTGAGCCGGTGCTGGCGACCCAGAGGCGGTTGCTGGGGGACCATTACCTCAATGGTGCGGCGTTGGCCGACGGCCTGGACTAGCCGCTGATAGTGCCGGGGCCGCTTTGCGGCCCATCGCCGGCAAGCCAGCTCCCACGGGGGATGTGCAGGTCTTCAGTGATGCGCGGTCCCTGTGGGAGCTGGCTTGCCGGCGATGGGCTGCGCAGCAGCCCCGATGCGGTTATTCAGGATTGCTTGGCACCCCCACCAATCTGCCATACATACGGTGGTTCAACACCGTTCACGTGCCAGTCGCCAATGATCCGCTCCTTGTAGATTACCGGGTTGTGCGAAGCCGCCGTGCGGGCATTGCGCCAGTGGCGGTCGAGCTGGCGGCTGGTGCTGGTGGTGGATGCACCCAGGGCATTGAACAGGTCGCTGGTGGCGCGCAGCACCAGGTCGATGGCCGCCACCTGGGCCTGGGCCGACTCCAGTTCGGCAAGCACATTGGCCTGCTGTTCAGCGGCCGGGTCATTGGCAAAACGTGCCAGGTAAGCCCGTTGGCTGGCCTCGGCGGCGCGCAGCGTTGCAGCTTCTGCGGCATACACCTGGCCTGAGGCCTTGCCGATCACTTGCAGTACCTGTGGGTCCTGGCTGACGGCTGCACCGTTGCCGTGGCTGAACACCCGGGTGCGCTTGCTGGTCTCGCGGCTGAAGTCGCGCACGGCGGCGCGCCCGGAGCCGGTGATGACGGCCAGCAGGACCAGTTGGTAGAACGCGGTCTGGTATTTGAAACGGGTGCCAAAGTCGATGATGTTCTCTTCCTCGACCACGGCATTTTCGAACACCGAGGTACCGCTGCCGGTAGTGCGCTGGCCAAAGCCATCCCAGTCATCGCTCTGGCGGATACCGGGCTGACGGGTGCGAATGGCCGCGATCACGTCGGCACCGGTGTCATCGCGGCGGGCGAACAGGTCGATCCAGTCAGAGAACAGGCTGCCGGTGCTGTAGTACTTGGTGCCGTTGACCACCCACTGCTCACCCTGGCGCGAAACGCGGGTGATCACATCGCCGATCTTCACCGCGCCGATTTCGGTCCACGCGCAGCCCACCAGGTCACCGGCAACGAAGCGCTGGAACCACACGCCCTGTGGCGCGTTGGCATGGGCGTTGAGGCGGTCTTCGACGAAGGCGAAATGGCCGCGCAGGGCCTGGGGCACATTGGAGTCGGCCTCGGCCAGTTCGATCAGCAACTGGAACAACTGCGGCAAAGAGGCCCCGCCGCCGCCATGTTCGACCGGTATACGCACGGCGCCAAAGCCGGCTTCTTTCAGCCACTGGATCGGTTCGTGGGGCAGGGTGCGGTTGCGTTCGCGTTCCACGCTGCTTTC includes the following:
- the oprD_6 gene encoding Porin D (*Name oprD_6), with product MRSRNYPPVTLALAIGLAAPAFAEDEGFLDGTQLQIINRNYFFSQDYRNGDFTRNPNTGERQSQHREWGHGIIANLQSGFTQGTVGLGMDVQGLVGLKLDGGNGTVGNGVGVPGIVSRSGSNFDGEPKDAYGKVGVALKARVLDTELRYGDVSPTSPVLHASDIRLLPQTLRGFMFNDHSLQGLSLQGGKLESSSDRNASNHRGDLGTVYAGRLKGANDVMYLGGDYRLNDQLNLRLHASRLDDVWNQQFFNVDYVQPLGDSLALKTGLDYYRTRDSGQALAGKIDNDSWSVHAGINAGGHGFKLSYTRIDGDTPFDYVWNTYDIQLDAASQVSDFNNPNERAWEARYDYNFAVLGLPGLSLTARYVRGSDIDGTRAGGAYSYYNGIEDGRHWERNLWVRYVVQGGPAKNLSFNVMQATHRVGGGHTAEANVDELRVIVEYPLDISL
- the soxC_2 gene encoding Dibenzothiophene desulfurization enzyme C (*Name soxC_2) encodes the protein MTTLSPVSSLPPQARSAPRRAAHVIRSDAEAIEVAQRLAEDFAQDAALRDRERRLPWDELDRFSDSGLWAITVPKEFGGAGVSYATLSEVIATISAADSSLGQLPQNHFGVLSNLRLTGSETQKRDYFSKVLQGYRFGNAFSESRGQYVTTFQTQIRVTGASAVIDGEKAYCTGALFAHIVPVAGVDEEGRPHIAFVPRDAAGLTVIDSWDGFGQRITASGQVRLDGVQVPAADVIPAWKAYDQPTADGPISQIIQAAVDTGIARGAFAATLQVARQARPWADSGLQHGWQDPLSQALIGELAWRLQAAEALLRRAAQAVDLAVAQPDEEHVAQASVVVGQAKVLSTAISLEASSRLLELGGTRSVSASQGLDRFWRNARTHTLHDPVRWKYHLVGNQLLNGIKPQRHAWN
- the sfnC_2 gene encoding putative FMNH2-dependent monooxygenase SfnC (*Name sfnC_2), yielding MTALEQHLPVPTNGTDYATLAARFRPIFTRIAESSVERERNRTLPHEPIQWLKEAGFGAVRIPVEHGGGGASLPQLFQLLIELAEADSNVPQALRGHFAFVEDRLNAHANAPQGVWFQRFVAGDLVGCAWTEIGAVKIGDVITRVSRQGEQWVVNGTKYYSTGSLFSDWIDLFARRDDTGADVIAAIRTRQPGIRQSDDWDGFGQRTTGSGTSVFENAVVEEENIIDFGTRFKYQTAFYQLVLLAVITGSGRAAVRDFSRETSKRTRVFSHGNGAAVSQDPQVLQVIGKASGQVYAAEAATLRAAEASQRAYLARFANDPAAEQQANVLAELESAQAQVAAIDLVLRATSDLFNALGASTTSTSRQLDRHWRNARTAASHNPVIYKERIIGDWHVNGVEPPYVWQIGGGAKQS